The Paenibacillus polymyxa M1 DNA segment CTGGACATTGCAATGTGCTCATCCAACGATATCTGAACGTTGGTCCACCCTACGGTTGAAGGTCGGGGAACTCCCTTTATTTCTGCACAAGCGACTGATGCATGTTCCTCATATCGTTCAGGAAACCATTCCGCTTGCTTTGTGCGACAGTCGTCCATTTGATATCCGTGTGACCGTTCAGCGCGGGTATGGCGGAATCTGGGGGGTGACAGGCATGTTTGCCAAAATTGCTCCATCCCACACTTTCGTCTCGAATGTAGCCCAAGGCGGTACGGCTTGTTCCCTACCAGAGGTGTTATCACGAACAGAGACAGTTCAAAACTCAAACATAGCCCGGCTGATGAATGAGCTAGAGAGACTCTCATTGCAAATCGTCCACCGATTGGCACAACACCTGCCCCGTCTGGCCGATGTCGGACTGGATCTGGGAATTACCCATGAAGGCAAGATTGTTTTTATCGAATGCAATGGTCGTGATCAGCGCTATGGCTTTAGCCAGGCAGGCATGAGTAATGTCTGGAAAGAAACGTACGCTCAGCCAATGGCTTACGCACGTTGGCTTCTCGAACGAATGTCTTCGTCAGGCACTGAACGTTCACCAGGCCGTCCCCTGTATTGATTTACGTCACATTCTGTGTCAATATAGTTCAGAGCGGCCGGACAGGTTCCGGCCAAGACGGCTCGGAAATGAACAAGGGGGATCTGTAATGGCAAAACAGTGGCTGCGGCTTATGACGGAGCTATCATCGCGCAAGTGGGTGTGCCGGATTGTGGGCTCCTTCGCGCAAAGCGGTGCAAGCCGACTTTTTATCCCCACCTTTATACG contains these protein-coding regions:
- a CDS encoding YheC/YheD family protein produces the protein MLHVGVMLNPATYRGIPVMRTRYESIANYEEAGLSYELIPCFLRLEDIHISTGTCRAFVKNGNEYRQMTLPLPPVIHNRTLYRQNENARDINRLVHKGFYIFNEQNRFGKDHIHAILQEDPLLHPHLPKTLQGNLSSIRTLMEQTGDVVIKPSSSSIGRGIMRLRHSSGSWTLQCAHPTISERWSTLRLKVGELPLFLHKRLMHVPHIVQETIPLALCDSRPFDIRVTVQRGYGGIWGVTGMFAKIAPSHTFVSNVAQGGTACSLPEVLSRTETVQNSNIARLMNELERLSLQIVHRLAQHLPRLADVGLDLGITHEGKIVFIECNGRDQRYGFSQAGMSNVWKETYAQPMAYARWLLERMSSSGTERSPGRPLY